In the Sarcophilus harrisii chromosome 3, mSarHar1.11, whole genome shotgun sequence genome, one interval contains:
- the MEDAG gene encoding mesenteric estrogen-dependent adipogenesis protein has protein sequence MAVAGCVQPADWSGIEEDPQPTRPSLTSISSGELRSLWTCDCELALLPLQQLLHMQPGFFQLLGDQLLVLGPRPQEASRGGFNVFCDGFVRLDGSLYRVSNYLKRYVELTNYCDYKDYRETILSRPMLFFINVRTEGDSSREKTYAFLVNTRHPKIRRQIEHGMDTVISSVIGESYRLEFNFQEVVKKFFPPGNEVVNGEDLNFVYEFKADALFDFFYWFGLSNTTVKINGKILNLSSTSPEKKETIKLFLEKMSEPLIRRSSFSDRKFSVTSRGSIDDVFTCSLSPRSSLTDPLLAEFPISAVLESEERPNKFIRFV, from the exons ATGGCCGTGGCAGGGTGTGTGCAGCCGGCCGACTGGAGCGGGATAGAAGAGGACCCCCAGCCGACCCGGCCCAGCCTGACCTCCATCTCCTCTGGGGAGCTTCGGAGCTTGTGGACCTGTGACTGTGAGCTGGCCCTGCTGCCCCTGCAGCAGCTGCTGCACATGCAGCCGGGCTTCTTCCAGCTGCTGGGAGACCAGCTCCTGGTCCTGGGGCCTAGGCCTCAGGAGGCCTCACGTGGGGGCTTCAACGTTTTCTGCGACGGATTCGTGCGCTTAGATGGGAGTCTCTACAGAGTCAGCAACTACTTAAAAAG atatgtGGAACTGACCAACTATTGTGATTACAAAGACTACCGGGAAACTATATTGAGCAGACCGATGCTGTTCTTTATTAACGTCCGAACAGAAGGAGATTCCTCAAGAG AAAAGACGTATGCATTTCTTGTGAATACACGACACCCCAAGATCAGAAGACAAATTGAGCATGGGATGGATACAGTCATTTCCTCAGTGATTGGAGAAAGCTACCGACTTGAG ttTAATTTTCAAGAAGTGGTCAAGAAGTTTTTTCCTCCAGGAAATGAAGTGGTTAACGGAGAAGACTTGAATTTTGTATATGAATTCAAAGCTGATGCCTTGTTTGATTTCTTCTACTGGTTTGGCCTCAGCAATACCACAGTTAAGATTAATGGAAAAATCCTGAATTTGTCTAGCACTAGCCCAGAAAAGAAGGAAACGATAAAATTATTTCTGGAAAAAATGAGTGAACCTCTTATCAGAAGAAGCAGTTTCTCAGATAGGAAATTTAGTGTTACTTCTAGAG GCTCTATAGATGATGTTTTTACCTGCAGTCTGTCACCTAGATCATCTTTGACGGATCCTCTTCTAGCAGAATTTCCAATTTCAGCAGTCTTGGAATCCGAAGAGAGACCCAACAAATTCATCCGATTTGTGTAA